A window of Trichoderma atroviride chromosome 3, complete sequence contains these coding sequences:
- a CDS encoding uncharacterized protein (SECRETED:SignalP(1-23)~MEROPS:MER0032443), giving the protein MLKSICTSSLLLLSTGLISTSSASQEAQVHLTAGAKQHQVDPAILAALEKYPDPVDAFIALHPEAAEQLAEPRLLRVFGESSAQWMTEGDKMRLKRQGKQFTDITGHEDFYKEQVNTLAGKAHLPKLSHHGLVKPLLPLVSTDKMHDVLKHMTSYYTRYFNSVTGERSSQWLYDHIAEIIKNAPFHTHISLEFFTHTFPQSSIIARFEPKVKDFSQPLTIIGAHQDSMNYLFPLLPAPGADDDCSGTVSILEAFRVLAESGFVPTTGPVEFHWYAAEEGGLLGSQAVARYKKESGAKIGAMMEFDMTAFIAKNATESIGFIETEADAPLTKWAAALANEYISIPAEIFTLPAGAGSDYMSYTQLGYPAAFASEGNPAAGEYDSYIHTDKDTMNVDDETGIFSIEHMARFSELAIAFVIEQAGWNNKWR; this is encoded by the exons ATGCTCAAGTCAATCTGTACCAGCTCGCTGCTCCTACTGAGCACGGGCTTGATCTCCACCAGCTCTGCGTCCCAGGAGGCGCAAGTCCACCTCACCGCTGGAGccaagcagcatcaagtcgACCCGGCCATTCTTGCTGCCTTGGAGAAGTACCCAGACCCTGTTGATGCGTTTATTGCGCTGCATCCCGAGGCTGCTGAACAGCTGGCGGAGCCACGCTTGCTGCGCGTTTTTGGCGAATCAAGCGCCCAATGGATGACAGAAGGAGACAAGATGCGCCTCAAACGCCAGGGAAAGCAATTCACCGATATTACTGGCCACGAGGACTTTTACAAGGAGCAAGTCAACACACTGGCTGGCAAAGCTC ACTTGCCCAAGCTCAGCCATCATGGACTAGTGAAGCCCTTGTTGCCTCTTGTCTCTACTGATAAGATGCACGATGTCCTGAAGCATATGACAAGCTATTATACACGATACTTTAACAGTGTCACTGGCGAGCGAAGCTCGCAATGGCTTTACGATCATATTGCCGAG ATCATCAAGAATGCCCCGTTCCATACTCACATATCTCTCGAATTCTTTACCCATACATTCCCCCAGTCTTCAATTATTGCTCGATTTGAGCCCAAAGTGAAAGATTTCTCGCAGCCGTTGACCATTATCGGCGCACACCAGGATTCCATGAACTATTTGTTTCCGCTACTTCCTGCTCCGGGCGCAGATGATGACTGCTCCGGTACAGTGAGCATTCTCGAAGCTTTCCGTGTTCTCGCAGAGAGCGGATTCGTTCCCACCACTGGACCGGTTGAGTTCCATTGGTATGCTGCCGAGGAAGGCGGCTTGCTGGGCAGCCAGGCCGTTGCACGATATAAGAAGGAGTCGGGAGCTAAAATcggcgccatgatggagtTT GATATGACCGCATTCATCGCAAAGAATGCTACCGAATCCATTGGATTCATCGAGACCGAGGCGGATGCGCCTTTGACGAAGTGGGCGGCGGCTCTGGCCAATGAATACATTTCCATCCCTGCCGAAATCTTCACGCTACCTGC TGGTGCTGGTTCGGACTACATGTCTTACACACAGCTTGGCTATCCCGCTGCCTTTGCGTCGGAAGGCAACCCGGCTGCTGGTGAATACGACTCGTATATCCATACTGACAAGGACACAATGAACGTCGATGATGAGACTGGAATCTTCTCTATTGAG CATATGGCACGGTTTTCTGAGCTTGCTATTGCATTCGTCATCGAACAGGCTGGCTGGAACAACAAGTGGAGGTAG